The genomic window CTGCTTTTAACTGAGTGGTTTTTTAAAATTGAAATAATTCAGGAGTTATCATTTCTCCCTATTCTCGCCGGGATTATGGCTTTTCATTATCCGGTTGTTCAAGCATCATTTATCATGCTGGCCGTTGCCGTTACACAGCTCATTCTCCACCCTAAGGAGACCTGGCGTCATTGGCTTTTCTGGCTTAAATGGGTGCTTTTGATCATCGTTATGGGAATGATTAACTTGTTAACTGGCAATGTAGCATATGGTAGTCTTTCGTTTTACACCAGCGTAATCGCCTCGGTGGCTTCTTTGTACGGAACATTGTTGCTCAGCAGCTATATGGTTAACAAGAAAGGGATTGAATGGAAGAATAGTGGGATATATTACATATCTTTGCTTTCCCTTGGTGTGATATTGATTTCTTTTTACCGGTTGGCGCCGTTTTTGATACTGGCCTGTTTATGTATTTTTTCTGTCAGCCTTCATGAGATAACAAGGGGGCTTCAGGAATTACAGAAGCGGTCTGATCAATTAGCCCATGAATTGAAGAATACCTTAAGAAGAGAAATACAGTTAGCCCAGCAAATTCAAAGCAAATTATTAAATACAGGAGTCCCGGAATTCGTGGGTGGACAGGTTGCGGGCACATCGATTGCTGCTTGCTCGATCGGGGGGGATTATTACGATTTCTGTATACTAAAGAACGGAAAACTTCGGATCGTAATTGGGGATGTGATGGGCAAGGGAATTCCAGCAGCTATGTTGATGTTGTTAACAAGAAGTGCGTTTCGAAACGCAGCGGAAAAAGGGAGAGGTCCAGGAGAAACGCTAACGATCATGAACCGCATCTTGTACGATGACTTCAAAGCATTGGGTTCATTTGTCACGGTTTTTTGCGCTGATTACGATCCGCAGTCAAAAATCCTTACTTATGCCAATGCCGGGCACAATCTCCCCCTGATTGTAAAAGGAAGGACGAGAAGCTGTGAACAACTACCGGGGAAGGGAATCATGTTGGGAGGGATGCCTCATCAACAGTACCAGGAACATTCAATTCAATTGGATAATGATGATTACGTGTTTTTTTACACAGATGGGATTGTAGAAGCACGAAATGAAAAAGGGGAGGCTTTCCGTCTGGAGCGCCTGCGGCAAATTTTAGTCCAGTATGCGAATAGCCCGGCAACAGAGATTGAAGATCAAGTTTTCCAAAGGGTTACAGACTTTACGAAAAATTTACCACAGAAGGATGATATCACAATGGTAGTGCTGAAAGTGGCTGATGATAACAAGCATCTGGCGGCTGTTTAATAGCAGCTTTATTGTTCGCATCCCCGACCTTATTCGAAAAGACCTGGAAGTGATAGGGTTTTTCCGGGTGCTAGAAGTTCTAGAGACAAATCCCAACGCTTAGCAGGAGGTGAGTTCATTATGAAAGAAGAGACTACCCGGGGCTCCCCCGAAGCAACGGCGAGCGCAGTAGACAATGCTTTTCCGGACGGAGAAGCGGTGGGTCCATATGCTTTTGTGAAACAGGGGTGCCTTGTTGTCCGACACCGACCAGAGGGACCTTACCCGGTAGTGGTACCTTGCCCAGGGGTAAGACTGATTGTTAACGGCCGGGAGTGCATTCAACCCACCCCCGTATCCATGAAGGATACCGTGCGGGTGGAAACGGTGGAAGAGCGAAGAGAAGGGAAATGGTCTGTGACCGTTTCTTCCGATGGTCTACAAGCAATATTGCAAATGCGCCCCAAGGTAATAGTTCACCGGGAACTGCCGGATCTTCCGCCTGCCAGAATATTGCAACTGTCGGTAGTGGAGCAGGAAGAATGTCTTCCCCCGCTCACATGGGACGAACTATTGCAGGAGTTATCCCGGTTGGGGATTAACTATGGCATAGACTGGGAAGCATGCTCTCGTAGTGTTACATCCTGCGCTGAAGAGGAAGTGATTGTCGCCAGAGGTATTCCTGCAGAACCAGGAAAAGACGGCCGGGTAGAATTGCTTTTTTCCTCTAATCCCAGGGTACCGGTACTGGCGGAGGAAGATGAAACGGTAGATTTCCGGAAACGCTATGTTTTTACTTCGGTGGAGGCGGGAGAAATCCTTGCTGTCAAACACCCGCCTGAGTCGGGACATCCCGGCACCAGCGTCAAGGGTGAGGTAATTATGCCGCCGTCGCCCCGGGACTTTATCCTTTCTGTAGGCGAAGGAGCGGTGCTTACCAGTGATGGTGAACGGGCTGTAGCGGCCCGGTCTGGACGTCCTGCAGCCTCCCGCTGGCGTAACATGGTGAAGGTAAGTGTATTGCCTGAGTTGGTGCATGCCGGTGACGTAGACCTTGCTTCAGGTAACATTGTCTTTAAAG from Biomaibacter acetigenes includes these protein-coding regions:
- a CDS encoding PP2C family protein-serine/threonine phosphatase, producing the protein MRASGRAKYMGVLLAVGGLFGASTIIFSWQKTWMYLLLYLIGLLLTEWFFKIEIIQELSFLPILAGIMAFHYPVVQASFIMLAVAVTQLILHPKETWRHWLFWLKWVLLIIVMGMINLLTGNVAYGSLSFYTSVIASVASLYGTLLLSSYMVNKKGIEWKNSGIYYISLLSLGVILISFYRLAPFLILACLCIFSVSLHEITRGLQELQKRSDQLAHELKNTLRREIQLAQQIQSKLLNTGVPEFVGGQVAGTSIAACSIGGDYYDFCILKNGKLRIVIGDVMGKGIPAAMLMLLTRSAFRNAAEKGRGPGETLTIMNRILYDDFKALGSFVTVFCADYDPQSKILTYANAGHNLPLIVKGRTRSCEQLPGKGIMLGGMPHQQYQEHSIQLDNDDYVFFYTDGIVEARNEKGEAFRLERLRQILVQYANSPATEIEDQVFQRVTDFTKNLPQKDDITMVVLKVADDNKHLAAV
- a CDS encoding FapA family protein; its protein translation is MKEETTRGSPEATASAVDNAFPDGEAVGPYAFVKQGCLVVRHRPEGPYPVVVPCPGVRLIVNGRECIQPTPVSMKDTVRVETVEERREGKWSVTVSSDGLQAILQMRPKVIVHRELPDLPPARILQLSVVEQEECLPPLTWDELLQELSRLGINYGIDWEACSRSVTSCAEEEVIVARGIPAEPGKDGRVELLFSSNPRVPVLAEEDETVDFRKRYVFTSVEAGEILAVKHPPESGHPGTSVKGEVIMPPSPRDFILSVGEGAVLTSDGERAVAARSGRPAASRWRNMVKVSVLPELVHAGDVDLASGNIVFKGDILIAGNVTERMAVEAGGNVRVGGLVSGARVQATGSILIRGNILSSVVIAGRVPAFLQRMLPQVHALAVGLQEMIMAIRQLLGHPAFKQGDLKGGIGPLVKLLLEGKFRHLPAAANTFKKQVETMPPGMAAEGLEEFIREVERALVRSPLAVRELQEIETLARRAGEWEQVFAFSPSAESDVVASSVHNSTVIATGDVRVVGSGCYISQIQAGKKVTVSGVFRGGEIQAGGDVHVGELGSKGGATTRVVTGPAAVVTVGYAFENALVLVGGRAYRFDKEEKDVRLWLDKEGNLRSYGIPA